The Rhopalosiphum maidis isolate BTI-1 chromosome 1, ASM367621v3, whole genome shotgun sequence genome has a segment encoding these proteins:
- the LOC113549142 gene encoding endocuticle structural glycoprotein SgAbd-9-like: MSGFKVVMRFAGITALLLVAGCSSQTAPPAPVQVVSTSPLPSPSPYFNAFRPAAYPQQFIGGPQQQFNGVLPQQFIGGSNIPQRFYNNGPNPAYVGQFVPILQHSFDISPDGSYSFSYQSADGTQRQESGGLRYSSVQGYPPAMAVQGSYSAITPEGVPIEVAYIADEHGYQPTGPSVHPAIQRAVAQQVAQAKLEPPHFNK; this comes from the exons ATGTCTGGCTTTAAAGTG GTGATGCGTTTTGCCGGAATAACGGCTCTGTTGTTGGTCGCGGGCTGTTCTTCGCAGACGGCGCCGCCAGCACCAGTGCAAGTTGTTTCAACTTCCCCTTTGCCGTCGCCATCGCCTTATTTCAATGCCTTCAGACCGGCGGCGTACCCACAACAGTTCATCGGTGGACCACAGCAACAGTTTAACGGTGTGCTGCCCCAACAGTTCATCGGCGGATCCAACATCCCTCAGAGATTCTACAACAACGGCCCAAACCCCGCGTACGTCGGACAGTTCGTGCCCATCTTACAGCATTCGTTTGACATCTCCCCCGACGGCAGTTACAGTTTCAG TTACCAATCCGCTGACGGAACACAGAGACAAGAATCGGGAGGTTTGAGATATTCGTCCGTGCAAGGATACCCGCCAGCGATGGCCGTCCAAGGATCATACTCCGCCATAACTCCAGAAG gagTTCCAATTGAAGTTGCATACATAGCCGATGAACATGGATATCAGCCAACCGGACCAAGTGTCCATCCAGCAATTCAACGAGCAGTAGCACAACAAGTGGCCCAAGCCAAACTAGAGCCACCACATTTCAACAAATAA